One Methylosinus sp. C49 DNA segment encodes these proteins:
- the phaR gene encoding polyhydroxyalkanoate synthesis repressor PhaR — protein sequence MATEKKPTTIKKYANRRLYDTGTSTYVTLEDLAAMVKRGEDFVVCDAKTGEDITRPVLTQIIFEQEGKDGQSLLPIAFLRQLIRFYGDSMQMLVPSYLEFSIDRLTRDQQKFRDQVSQALEGAPFGEPTRQAFQSLEEQARKNMAVFRHALTMFNPFGLPTEPPAASTETTVAAAEPPRSDLDEMKRQLDELNKRIDQLSTKGG from the coding sequence ATGGCCACCGAAAAAAAGCCGACGACGATCAAGAAATACGCCAATCGGCGTCTCTATGACACGGGCACGAGCACTTACGTCACGCTCGAGGATCTCGCGGCAATGGTCAAGCGCGGCGAGGATTTCGTCGTCTGCGACGCCAAGACGGGGGAGGACATCACCCGTCCCGTGCTGACGCAGATCATCTTCGAGCAGGAGGGCAAGGACGGCCAGAGCCTGCTGCCGATCGCTTTTCTGCGCCAGCTCATCCGCTTCTATGGCGATTCGATGCAGATGCTGGTGCCGAGCTATCTCGAGTTCAGCATCGACCGGCTGACGCGCGATCAGCAGAAATTCCGCGATCAGGTGTCGCAGGCGCTCGAAGGCGCGCCTTTCGGCGAGCCGACTCGTCAGGCGTTTCAGTCGCTCGAGGAGCAGGCGCGCAAGAATATGGCGGTGTTCCGCCATGCGCTGACCATGTTCAACCCCTTCGGCCTGCCTACCGAGCCGCCCGCCGCCTCCACCGAGACGACAGTGGCCGCCGCCGAGCCGCCACGCTCCGATCTCGACGAGATGAAGCGCCAGCTCGACGAGCTGAACAAGCGCATCGATCAATTGTCGACGAAGGGCGGCTGA
- a CDS encoding cupin domain-containing protein, translating to MDTSLSAADVARLLSLSPHPEGGFYRETFRDSRAVADGRAASTAIYYLLGAGEVSAWHRVDAAEIWHYYAGAPLALDISATGATSARHILGARVTQGEQPQIVVPADQWQSARSLGAWTLVGCTVAPGFEFSRFELASADFSPLREDSAE from the coding sequence ATGGATACGAGCCTTTCGGCCGCCGACGTCGCGCGGCTGCTCTCCCTCTCGCCGCATCCAGAAGGCGGCTTCTACCGCGAGACCTTTCGTGATTCCCGCGCGGTCGCGGACGGCCGCGCCGCCTCGACGGCCATCTATTATCTGCTCGGCGCGGGCGAGGTCTCCGCCTGGCATCGCGTCGACGCCGCCGAGATTTGGCATTATTACGCTGGCGCGCCGCTCGCCCTCGACATTTCCGCGACGGGCGCAACGAGCGCGCGGCATATTCTCGGCGCGCGGGTGACGCAGGGCGAGCAGCCGCAGATCGTCGTGCCGGCGGATCAATGGCAGAGCGCGCGCAGCCTCGGCGCGTGGACGCTCGTCGGCTGCACGGTCGCGCCGGGATTCGAGTTCTCCCGCTTCGAGCTGGCCTCCGCGGATTTTTCTCCGCTGCGCGAAGACAGCGCGGAATAG
- a CDS encoding bifunctional diguanylate cyclase/phosphodiesterase: MQLRHLADKAVSTGLQAPASSPAAPAPTAEPRQPAGPDARDIFASIGMLAYTWDIATDRLAWGDNLAEVLPGFADIDLSSGRAYGERLGAQSATSRFDAIVTTTGSDDGNGVLFNAIYALAPPRETGGGPLVWIEDCGKWFAGRDGRPCRAHGVVRVITERHEMERRMTRSAQFDALTGAMSRALLAEHSLRLLGQPEKMRKPFAILLVALENLFALNRTYGYDAGDEIIVGLASRLRTNVRVNDLVARYAGNKFAVLLENCDVEQAKSTGQRLIEVIAQAPFTTEVGAISVSARIGAVVAPRDGRSPAVLFQHAEEALDAARQRNAHRLVCYATSLARDNGRLHALQISDSVVSALNERRVELAFQPIVQAQTGHTAFYEALLRVRLADGSIVVPGDILPIAEKSGLVRLLDQRVLELALTQLRADPSLRISVNASVATLHDPEWPEWLANATRLYPGVADRLTIEITETTLIDDFDKTRQLITDCKRLGIKFAMDDFGAGHTSFRNLRLLDFDFVKIDGVFIQNIIKSQDDRFFVRTLTDLARHLGLKIVAEWVEDEETAQLLQGWGVDYFQGSLFGSAVVVAAPGESQNLSRRA; the protein is encoded by the coding sequence ATGCAATTGCGCCATCTCGCCGATAAGGCGGTTTCCACGGGATTGCAGGCGCCGGCCTCCTCCCCCGCAGCGCCCGCTCCGACCGCGGAGCCGCGCCAGCCCGCGGGACCGGATGCGCGCGACATTTTCGCCTCGATCGGCATGCTCGCCTATACGTGGGACATTGCGACCGATCGGCTCGCTTGGGGCGACAATCTCGCCGAGGTGCTGCCGGGCTTCGCCGATATCGATCTCTCGAGCGGGCGCGCCTATGGCGAGCGGCTCGGCGCGCAGAGCGCGACATCGCGCTTCGACGCCATCGTCACCACCACCGGCAGCGACGACGGCAATGGCGTGCTCTTCAACGCCATCTATGCGCTGGCGCCGCCGCGCGAGACCGGTGGCGGCCCGCTGGTGTGGATCGAGGATTGCGGCAAATGGTTCGCCGGCCGCGACGGCCGCCCGTGCCGCGCCCATGGCGTCGTGCGCGTCATCACCGAGCGCCACGAGATGGAGCGCCGGATGACCCGCAGCGCGCAATTCGACGCGCTCACCGGCGCGATGAGCCGCGCGCTTCTGGCGGAACATTCGCTGCGCCTGCTCGGACAGCCCGAGAAGATGCGCAAGCCTTTCGCCATTCTGCTCGTCGCGCTGGAGAATCTCTTCGCGCTCAATCGCACCTATGGCTATGACGCCGGCGACGAGATCATTGTCGGCCTCGCCTCACGGCTGCGGACCAATGTTCGAGTCAATGATCTCGTCGCGCGCTACGCCGGCAATAAATTCGCCGTGCTGCTGGAGAATTGTGACGTCGAGCAGGCCAAATCGACGGGCCAGCGGCTCATCGAGGTGATCGCCCAAGCGCCTTTCACGACCGAGGTCGGCGCGATCTCCGTGTCGGCGCGCATCGGCGCCGTCGTCGCGCCGCGTGATGGAAGATCGCCGGCCGTGCTGTTCCAGCACGCCGAGGAGGCGCTGGACGCGGCGCGTCAGCGCAATGCGCATCGGCTCGTCTGCTACGCCACCTCGCTGGCGCGCGACAATGGGCGGCTGCATGCGCTGCAGATTTCCGACAGCGTCGTTTCCGCGCTCAACGAGCGCCGCGTCGAGCTGGCCTTTCAGCCCATCGTCCAGGCGCAGACCGGCCATACGGCCTTTTACGAGGCGCTGCTGCGCGTGCGGCTCGCCGACGGCTCTATCGTCGTGCCCGGCGACATTCTGCCCATCGCGGAGAAATCCGGACTGGTGCGCCTTCTCGATCAGCGCGTTCTGGAGCTGGCGCTCACGCAGCTGCGCGCCGATCCGTCGCTGCGGATCTCGGTCAACGCCTCGGTCGCCACGCTGCATGATCCCGAATGGCCGGAATGGCTCGCCAACGCCACGCGACTCTATCCGGGCGTCGCGGATCGCCTCACCATAGAGATCACCGAGACGACGCTGATCGACGATTTCGACAAGACACGGCAGCTGATCACCGACTGCAAGCGCCTCGGCATCAAATTCGCCATGGATGATTTCGGCGCGGGTCACACATCCTTCCGCAATCTGCGCCTGCTCGACTTCGACTTCGTCAAGATCGACGGCGTCTTCATCCAGAACATCATCAAATCGCAGGATGATCGCTTCTTCGTGCGCACGCTCACCGATCTCGCGCGGCATCTCGGCCTGAAGATCGTCGCGGAATGGGTGGAGGATGAGGAGACGGCGCAGCTGCTGCAAGGCTGGGGCGTCGATTACTTCCAGGGCTCGCTGTTCGGCTCGGCCGTGGTGGTCGCGGCGCCGGGCGAGTCGCAGAACCTCTCCCGGCGCGCCTGA